The following are from one region of the Sphingomonas oryzagri genome:
- a CDS encoding glycosyltransferase family 4 protein yields MMDSANGPDVRKVALIGNNPPRLCGIATFTRDVRNGLLDAFPDLTIDVYAMNDRSAHHVYPDEVVCSIDQDDLSSYARAAHRINASGADVVCVQHEYGIFGGAAGAHLLKLLDRVTAPVVVTLHTVLEQPTPEQRAVMEALARRASTLIVMAEKGRRILQDVHGIAEDRIAVVPHGAPDRAMGDGEAMKRRFRCDGRKVLLTFGLLSPNKGIETMIRAMPTIAARHPDALYVVLGATHPHLVAHEGEAYRERLMALADELGVSRHVRFIDGFVEQPRLLDFIAAADVYVTPYLNEQQITSGTLSYAVALGKPVVSTPYWHAAELLAGGVGMLVPFGDSSAFAARIIELLDRPETLDEMSRRAWSVGRSMTWPAIARAYVAIFEEAVRSQPARLFPGVERNTDPVPPRLGAVERLSDGVGIIQHSIFSVPDRTHGYCVDDNCRALMLMHRIDGPDSVRADELAAIYAAFVQHAWNGQRGRFRNFMAFDRAWLEEEGSEDSFGRTLWSLGDTAARARSHELRRWASHLFDQVAPHVRSLGSPRTWAFAMIAADAMLEAHPGHELAVALLRDLGARLHARLAEARLPGWEWFEAVLAYDNARLPEALLRAGRRLDDPVMRAEGLATLAWLDAQQSNDDGQFRAIGTDSFGREYMPPLPFDQQPVEAWASIDAARIAHEITGELRWEEMARKAYAWYLGANDVGLPLGSVIDGGCFDGLMSDRVNLNQGAESVLAFQFACCAMREMAEKAEAEGSGTKAGIVAS; encoded by the coding sequence ATGATGGACTCAGCAAACGGGCCGGACGTTCGCAAGGTTGCCCTGATCGGCAACAACCCGCCTCGATTGTGTGGCATCGCAACATTCACGCGGGATGTCCGCAACGGGCTGCTCGATGCCTTTCCCGACCTCACGATCGACGTCTACGCGATGAACGATCGGAGTGCCCACCATGTCTATCCCGATGAAGTGGTCTGCTCGATCGATCAGGATGATCTGTCGAGCTATGCGCGCGCCGCCCATCGGATCAACGCGAGCGGCGCCGATGTGGTCTGCGTACAGCATGAATATGGCATATTCGGCGGCGCGGCGGGCGCACACCTGCTGAAGTTGCTCGATCGGGTAACGGCGCCGGTGGTCGTGACGCTTCACACCGTGCTGGAGCAGCCAACGCCCGAGCAACGCGCCGTGATGGAAGCGTTGGCACGTCGTGCTTCCACGCTGATCGTGATGGCGGAGAAAGGGCGTCGCATTCTGCAGGATGTCCACGGGATCGCGGAGGATCGTATCGCGGTCGTTCCCCATGGCGCGCCGGATCGCGCGATGGGCGATGGCGAGGCGATGAAGCGTCGGTTCCGCTGTGACGGTCGTAAAGTGCTGCTGACGTTCGGCCTGCTCTCGCCCAACAAGGGCATCGAAACGATGATCCGCGCGATGCCGACGATCGCGGCGCGGCATCCGGACGCGCTCTACGTCGTCCTGGGCGCGACTCACCCCCATCTCGTCGCGCACGAGGGCGAAGCCTATCGCGAGCGGTTGATGGCGCTGGCCGACGAACTTGGCGTATCCAGGCACGTCCGTTTTATCGATGGCTTCGTCGAGCAGCCTCGACTGCTCGATTTCATCGCGGCAGCCGACGTCTATGTGACGCCCTATCTCAACGAGCAGCAGATCACCTCGGGCACGCTGAGCTATGCGGTGGCGCTGGGCAAACCTGTTGTCTCGACTCCCTATTGGCACGCGGCCGAACTTCTGGCCGGGGGGGTAGGCATGTTGGTCCCGTTCGGTGACAGCAGCGCGTTCGCCGCGCGGATCATCGAACTGCTCGATCGGCCCGAAACGCTGGACGAGATGAGCCGCCGCGCTTGGTCGGTCGGTCGGTCGATGACCTGGCCGGCGATCGCGCGGGCCTATGTCGCGATCTTCGAGGAGGCGGTGCGGTCGCAGCCCGCACGACTGTTTCCGGGGGTGGAGCGCAACACCGATCCCGTCCCGCCGCGTCTGGGAGCCGTCGAGCGACTGAGCGATGGCGTCGGCATCATCCAGCATTCGATCTTCTCGGTGCCGGATCGCACCCATGGCTATTGCGTCGATGACAATTGCCGCGCGCTGATGCTGATGCACCGGATCGACGGGCCGGACAGCGTGCGCGCCGACGAACTGGCCGCCATCTATGCCGCCTTCGTGCAACATGCCTGGAATGGTCAGCGTGGCCGCTTCCGCAACTTCATGGCGTTCGATCGGGCCTGGCTGGAGGAGGAAGGATCCGAGGACAGCTTCGGCCGCACCCTCTGGTCGCTGGGCGACACGGCGGCGCGGGCGCGAAGCCATGAACTGCGCCGCTGGGCCTCGCACCTGTTCGATCAGGTCGCGCCGCACGTCCGCTCGCTCGGCTCGCCTCGTACCTGGGCCTTCGCCATGATCGCGGCCGACGCCATGCTGGAAGCGCATCCGGGGCACGAACTGGCGGTGGCTTTGCTGCGCGATCTGGGCGCACGTCTGCACGCCCGGCTCGCCGAGGCGCGGTTGCCGGGCTGGGAGTGGTTCGAGGCGGTGCTCGCGTACGACAATGCCCGGCTGCCCGAGGCGCTGCTGCGTGCCGGCCGCCGCCTCGACGATCCGGTCATGCGCGCAGAAGGGCTGGCGACGCTCGCCTGGCTCGATGCCCAGCAGAGCAACGACGACGGGCAGTTCCGCGCCATCGGGACGGACAGTTTCGGGCGCGAATATATGCCGCCGCTGCCGTTCGACCAGCAACCGGTCGAGGCGTGGGCGTCGATTGATGCCGCGCGCATCGCGCACGAGATCACCGGCGAACTGCGCTGGGAGGAAATGGCGCGCAAGGCCTATGCCTGGTATCTCGGTGCCAATGACGTCGGCCTGCCGCTCGGCTCGGTGATCGATGGCGGTTGCTTCGATGGGCTGATGAGCGACCGGGTTAATCTCAATCAGGGGGCTGAATCCGTTCTCGCCTTCCAATTTGCCTGTTGCGCGATGCGTGAAATGGCGGAAAAGGCCGAAGCTGAAGGTTCTGGTACGAAGGCCGGCATCGTCGCCTCCTGA
- a CDS encoding glycoside hydrolase family 130 protein, whose product MHWPLRLQADASRVVVRPFHLPIDSKNGQKSRPRRIVEAVLEMDEQQAKRELSVVLKDFEARHWQTRSVFRTRYAQMAMALHLDDDEISDIKQQLIGAFFCNEYSYAAAAIMNPSIVRHPDQSGLSEGSSRIIMSVRTVGEGHISSIAFREGILSPGTRFELAPEPPFATAADSAKELGNGAIEVHRHRDSTLSGTVIFPLTSAQSKGLEDLRLVEFTHDDGTVEWLGTYTAYNGESIRSEMIRTRDFRSFTLAPMSGPAARNKGMALFPRKIGGQYVMVGRQDGENLFLIRSNKLDHWGEGELLMTPRYPWEMVQIGNCGSPIEVDEGWLLLTHGVGAMRKYSIGIVLLDKDDPSKVIKRLPVPLVSPADEDREGYVPNVVYTCGAMRHGDLLFMPYAVADSSVGFAFVPIKELIDAMV is encoded by the coding sequence ATGCACTGGCCGCTTCGGCTCCAGGCGGATGCCTCGCGCGTCGTGGTCCGCCCGTTTCATCTGCCAATCGATTCCAAGAACGGCCAGAAGAGCCGCCCGCGCCGCATCGTCGAGGCTGTGCTCGAGATGGACGAGCAGCAGGCCAAGCGCGAGCTGAGCGTCGTACTCAAGGATTTCGAGGCGCGCCACTGGCAGACACGCAGCGTGTTCCGCACGCGCTATGCCCAGATGGCGATGGCGCTGCACCTCGACGACGACGAGATTTCGGACATCAAGCAGCAACTCATCGGCGCCTTCTTCTGCAACGAATACAGCTATGCCGCCGCCGCGATCATGAACCCCTCAATCGTGCGGCACCCCGATCAGTCCGGCCTGTCGGAAGGCTCGTCGCGGATCATCATGTCCGTGCGCACCGTGGGAGAGGGGCATATCTCCTCCATTGCGTTTCGTGAGGGTATCCTGTCGCCCGGCACCCGCTTCGAGCTGGCGCCCGAGCCACCTTTCGCCACTGCGGCGGACTCGGCCAAGGAATTGGGTAACGGCGCGATCGAGGTGCACCGCCATCGCGACTCGACGCTGTCCGGAACCGTCATCTTCCCGCTCACCTCGGCCCAGTCCAAGGGGCTGGAGGATCTGCGCCTCGTCGAATTCACCCACGACGACGGCACGGTCGAATGGCTCGGCACCTACACCGCCTACAATGGCGAGAGCATCCGGTCGGAGATGATCCGCACGCGCGATTTCCGCAGCTTCACTCTCGCCCCGATGTCCGGACCGGCGGCGCGCAACAAGGGCATGGCGCTCTTTCCGCGCAAGATCGGCGGGCAATATGTGATGGTCGGCCGGCAGGATGGGGAGAACCTGTTCCTGATCCGCAGCAACAAGCTCGACCACTGGGGCGAGGGCGAGTTGCTGATGACGCCCCGATACCCTTGGGAAATGGTGCAGATCGGCAATTGCGGATCGCCGATCGAGGTGGACGAGGGCTGGCTGCTGTTGACCCACGGCGTCGGCGCGATGCGCAAATATTCGATCGGCATCGTCCTGCTCGATAAGGATGATCCCTCGAAGGTGATCAAGCGCCTGCCGGTGCCGCTGGTCTCGCCGGCGGACGAGGATCGCGAGGGCTATGTGCCCAACGTCGTCTACACTTGCGGCGCGATGCGGCACGGCGATCTGCTGTTCATGCCCTATGCGGTGGCGGACAGCTCCGTCGGCTTTGCCTTCGTGCCGATCAAGGAACTGATCGACGCGATGGTGTGA
- a CDS encoding DUF885 domain-containing protein, translating to MNQGFRRRELLAGAAAGGMLSLLPGTAEAAATPADKAFFDQLDGFTDEILMQTPETATQLGLDKGKLAALRGELSQNSDASEAKFDATIQSIHDRLLKTDRAALSTPAQIRYDTVKYATERGIDGTKFKYGGGAGAGFFGGTGPYEVTQQNGAAGSVPDFLVSAHDIKSKADAEAYLARVSAFARQIEQETVQLKEKAAIGVVPPKFIADNAMGILKGFRATPAAQQTLVTNLDEKTKKLGLTGYGEKAAKIMETMVYPALDREITAFAASTADAPMTAGVQRLPDGEAYYAWALRLGTTTTRTPQEIHQIGLDQNEQIKARMEAILKAQGMTKGTVGERVTALNKDPRFLYPDTDKGRADLIAYCNERIAMVRKIMPKFSKLGLKADVIVKRVPPDIQDGAGLGYMNPAALDGSRPAIYYINLKSTSLWPKYQIASLCAHEGIPGHTWQLAYLAEHHDEVPSISSLTGFNAFVEGWALYAEQLIDESGLYDNDPWSRIGYLQAQQFRACRLVVDTGIHALGWSREQAVRFLTSESGKGENAATSEVDRYCAAPGQACGYKMGHNEITRLRDKTKAALGAKFDLAAYDDVVIRTGGVPLELLEGVIDGYIGSARA from the coding sequence ATGAATCAGGGATTTCGTCGCCGCGAACTGCTCGCGGGCGCGGCTGCCGGCGGCATGCTCTCGCTGCTGCCGGGCACGGCCGAGGCGGCGGCCACGCCGGCGGACAAGGCGTTCTTCGATCAGCTCGACGGCTTCACCGACGAGATCCTGATGCAGACGCCGGAAACGGCGACCCAACTCGGGCTGGACAAGGGCAAGCTGGCGGCGCTGCGCGGCGAGCTTTCTCAGAATAGCGATGCGTCGGAGGCGAAGTTCGACGCCACGATCCAGTCGATCCACGACCGCCTGCTCAAGACCGACCGCGCCGCACTCTCCACGCCCGCACAGATCCGCTACGACACCGTGAAATACGCGACTGAGCGTGGGATCGACGGCACAAAGTTCAAATATGGCGGCGGCGCGGGCGCGGGCTTCTTCGGCGGCACCGGCCCCTATGAAGTGACCCAGCAGAACGGCGCGGCCGGATCGGTGCCGGACTTCCTCGTCTCCGCCCACGACATCAAGAGCAAGGCCGATGCCGAGGCCTATCTCGCCCGCGTCTCCGCCTTCGCGCGCCAGATCGAACAGGAGACCGTCCAGCTCAAGGAGAAGGCCGCGATCGGCGTGGTGCCGCCCAAGTTCATCGCCGACAACGCGATGGGCATCCTCAAGGGCTTCCGCGCGACGCCGGCCGCGCAGCAGACCCTCGTCACTAACCTCGACGAGAAGACCAAGAAGCTCGGCCTCACCGGTTATGGCGAGAAGGCCGCGAAGATCATGGAGACCATGGTCTACCCGGCACTCGATCGCGAGATCACGGCCTTCGCCGCCTCCACCGCCGACGCGCCGATGACGGCGGGCGTGCAGCGCCTGCCCGACGGCGAGGCCTATTATGCCTGGGCGCTCCGCCTCGGCACCACCACCACGCGCACCCCGCAGGAGATCCACCAGATCGGCCTCGACCAGAACGAGCAGATCAAAGCGCGGATGGAGGCGATCCTGAAGGCGCAGGGGATGACCAAGGGCACGGTCGGCGAGCGCGTGACGGCGCTCAACAAAGATCCGCGCTTCCTCTACCCCGATACCGACAAGGGCCGCGCCGACCTGATCGCCTATTGCAACGAGCGCATCGCGATGGTCCGCAAGATCATGCCGAAGTTCAGCAAGCTGGGCCTGAAGGCGGACGTGATCGTGAAGCGCGTACCGCCGGACATTCAGGACGGTGCCGGCCTCGGCTACATGAACCCCGCCGCGCTCGATGGATCGCGCCCGGCCATCTATTACATCAACCTCAAGTCCACCTCGCTCTGGCCGAAATACCAGATCGCCTCGCTCTGCGCGCATGAGGGTATTCCGGGCCATACCTGGCAGCTCGCCTACCTCGCCGAGCATCATGACGAGGTGCCCTCGATCAGCTCGCTCACCGGCTTCAACGCCTTCGTCGAGGGCTGGGCGCTCTATGCCGAGCAGCTGATCGACGAGAGCGGCCTCTACGACAACGATCCGTGGAGCCGCATCGGCTATCTGCAGGCGCAGCAGTTCCGCGCCTGCCGCCTGGTGGTCGATACCGGCATCCACGCGCTCGGCTGGAGCCGGGAGCAGGCGGTGCGCTTCCTCACCTCCGAAAGCGGCAAGGGCGAGAATGCAGCGACCAGCGAGGTCGATCGCTATTGCGCCGCACCCGGTCAGGCCTGCGGCTACAAGATGGGCCATAACGAGATCACCCGCCTGCGCGACAAGACGAAGGCGGCGCTCGGCGCCAAGTTCGATCTCGCGGCATATGACGATGTCGTGATCCGCACCGGCGGCGTACCGCTGGAGCTGCTGGAAGGCGTGATCGACGGCTATATCGGATCGGCCAGGGCGTGA
- a CDS encoding carbonic anhydrase: MSSFDDLLAGYRRFRNDGWKAQRDRWSDLAEGQSPDTLVIACSDSRVDPAQIFDVAPGTIFVVRNVANLVPPYEPDASRHGVSAALEFAVTQLKVPEIIVLGHEFCGGCKAALTQAFAGKAPGEGGFVGHWVDMLDEARAHVVAHHGEGDDAQRIMEREAVKVSLANLRTFPFVTAAEAAGTLTLRGAWFGIREGQLQLLDETGGAFKPA, encoded by the coding sequence ATGTCCAGCTTCGATGATCTCCTCGCCGGCTATCGCCGCTTCCGCAACGACGGCTGGAAGGCGCAGCGCGATCGCTGGTCCGATCTGGCCGAAGGACAGTCGCCCGACACGCTCGTCATCGCCTGTTCGGACAGTCGGGTGGACCCGGCGCAGATCTTCGATGTGGCGCCCGGTACGATCTTCGTCGTCCGCAACGTCGCCAACCTCGTGCCGCCCTACGAGCCCGACGCGAGCCGCCACGGCGTCTCCGCCGCGCTGGAATTCGCCGTGACCCAGCTCAAGGTGCCAGAGATCATCGTGCTCGGCCACGAATTCTGCGGCGGCTGCAAGGCGGCGCTGACCCAGGCATTCGCGGGCAAGGCGCCGGGGGAAGGCGGCTTCGTCGGTCACTGGGTCGATATGCTGGACGAGGCGCGCGCGCACGTCGTCGCGCATCATGGCGAAGGCGACGACGCCCAGCGCATCATGGAGCGCGAGGCGGTGAAGGTCAGTCTCGCCAACCTGCGCACCTTCCCTTTCGTCACGGCGGCCGAGGCGGCAGGCACGCTGACGCTGCGCGGCGCATGGTTCGGCATCCGCGAGGGCCAGCTCCAGCTGCTCGACGAGACCGGCGGGGCATTCAAGCCGGCCTGA
- a CDS encoding phage regulatory CII family protein: MTVETHRHCGFAMLAYQLLVVEKLISLEDAAEKLGLTYATLHGRLTSRTRFRAEEIRQLIAIIPDQRLLQFFADDSGYVLAKKADGLLDEAVSIRQAVAASVREAIDVMQVVVASLEAGTFLDHRDRAAIMKEVKEAEGAIATVRLAVEKQPPLRG, encoded by the coding sequence ATGACGGTCGAGACGCACAGGCATTGCGGGTTCGCGATGCTCGCCTACCAGCTGCTGGTGGTCGAGAAGCTGATCTCGCTGGAGGATGCGGCGGAGAAGCTCGGCCTCACCTACGCAACGCTGCACGGGCGGCTGACCAGTCGCACGCGCTTCCGCGCCGAAGAGATCCGCCAGCTCATCGCGATCATTCCCGACCAGCGGCTGCTCCAGTTCTTCGCCGACGACAGCGGTTACGTGCTTGCCAAGAAGGCCGACGGTCTGCTGGACGAGGCGGTCAGCATCCGGCAGGCCGTCGCCGCGTCGGTGCGCGAGGCGATCGACGTCATGCAGGTGGTGGTGGCTTCGCTGGAGGCCGGCACCTTCCTCGATCACCGCGACCGCGCCGCGATCATGAAGGAGGTGAAGGAGGCCGAGGGCGCGATCGCCACGGTGCGCCTCGCCGTGGAAAAGCAGCCACCGCTCCGGGGATAA
- the lipA gene encoding lipoyl synthase yields the protein MTEPLQEARPPRIRKPDWIRVKAPTSVGFSETKALMRRLNLATVCEEAACPNIGECWTKKHATVMILGDTCTRACAFCNVKTGMPRAVDPFEPQHTADAAAELGLEHIVITSVDRDDLPDGGASQFVKVIEALRRTTPSTTIEILTPDFRNKAESAVEKIVAARPDVYNHNLETVPRLYPTIRPGARYYASLRLLESVKKHDPSIFTKSGLMTGLGEQRLEVHQVMDDMRSADIDFLTMGQYLQPTPRHAKVEEFTTPQAFSAYAAIARAKGFLLVAASPLTRSSYHAGDDFAKLREAREAKLGKVRA from the coding sequence ATGACCGAACCGTTGCAGGAAGCCCGCCCGCCCCGCATCCGCAAGCCGGACTGGATCCGGGTGAAAGCGCCCACCTCCGTGGGCTTTTCGGAGACGAAGGCGCTGATGCGCCGGCTCAATCTCGCCACCGTGTGCGAAGAGGCCGCCTGCCCGAACATCGGCGAGTGCTGGACCAAGAAGCACGCGACGGTGATGATCCTGGGCGACACCTGCACGCGGGCCTGTGCCTTCTGCAACGTGAAGACCGGCATGCCCCGCGCGGTCGATCCGTTCGAGCCGCAGCACACCGCCGATGCCGCCGCCGAACTGGGCCTGGAACATATCGTCATCACCTCGGTCGATCGCGACGACCTGCCGGACGGCGGCGCCTCGCAGTTCGTCAAGGTGATCGAGGCGCTGCGCCGCACGACGCCCAGCACCACGATCGAGATTCTCACCCCTGATTTCCGCAACAAGGCTGAGAGTGCGGTCGAGAAGATCGTCGCGGCGCGGCCCGACGTCTACAATCACAATCTCGAGACGGTGCCGAGGCTCTATCCGACGATCCGGCCCGGTGCGCGCTATTATGCCTCGCTGCGCCTGCTGGAGAGCGTGAAGAAGCACGATCCGTCGATCTTCACCAAGTCCGGCCTGATGACGGGCCTGGGTGAGCAGCGGCTGGAGGTCCATCAGGTGATGGACGACATGCGCTCCGCCGACATCGATTTCCTGACGATGGGCCAGTATCTTCAGCCCACCCCGCGCCACGCCAAGGTGGAGGAGTTCACCACGCCGCAGGCCTTCAGCGCCTATGCGGCGATTGCGCGCGCCAAGGGCTTCCTGCTGGTCGCCGCCTCGCCGCTGACGCGTTCGAGCTACCATGCCGGCGATGATTTCGCGAAGCTGCGCGAGGCGCGTGAGGCGAAGCTGGGGAAGGTGCGGGCCTGA
- the ettA gene encoding energy-dependent translational throttle protein EttA: MAGQYAYVMKNMTKTFPGAPKPVLSNINLQFYHGAKIGIVGPNGAGKSTLIKIMAGIDTEFSGEAWPGENVTVGYLAQEPQLDPNKTVLENVKDGARDVADMLDRFNAISAEMGDPKDDTDFDKLMEEMGVLQEKIDAVDGWTLDNQLEIAMEALRCPPSDWSVESLSGGEKRRIALTRLLIQKPSILLLDEPTNHLDAESVQWLENHLKEYAGAVLMITHDRYFLDNVVDWILELDRGKYFPYEGNYSTYLDKKAKRLEQEDREESGRQTAIRNELEWIRQGPKGRQTKSKARIAKFDQLVEAQKDRAPGKAQIVIQVPERLGGKVINVEGISKSFGDKKLFENLSFMLPAGGIVGVIGPNGAGKSTLFKLITGQEKPDSGTIEMGSTVHLGYVDQSRDDLDPKHNVWEEVSDGLDYVKVNGHDMSTRAYVGAFNFKGQDQQKNVGKLSGGERNRVHMAKMLKRGGNVLLLDEPTNDLDVETLGALEEAIENFAGCAVVISHDRFFLDRLATHILAFEGDGHVEWFEGNFESYEEDKRRRLGDAADRPGAGAYKKLTR, translated from the coding sequence ATGGCCGGCCAGTACGCCTATGTCATGAAGAACATGACGAAGACCTTCCCCGGCGCTCCCAAGCCGGTGCTGAGCAACATCAACCTGCAATTCTACCACGGCGCCAAGATCGGCATCGTCGGCCCCAACGGTGCCGGCAAGTCGACGCTCATCAAGATCATGGCCGGCATCGATACCGAATTTTCGGGCGAAGCGTGGCCGGGCGAGAACGTAACGGTCGGCTATCTAGCGCAGGAGCCGCAGCTCGATCCCAACAAGACGGTGCTGGAGAACGTCAAGGACGGCGCCCGCGACGTCGCCGACATGCTCGATCGCTTCAACGCCATCTCGGCCGAGATGGGCGATCCCAAGGACGACACCGACTTCGACAAGCTGATGGAGGAGATGGGCGTCCTTCAGGAGAAGATCGACGCGGTCGACGGCTGGACGCTCGACAACCAGCTCGAGATCGCGATGGAGGCGCTGCGCTGCCCACCGTCCGACTGGTCGGTGGAAAGCCTTTCCGGCGGTGAGAAGCGCCGCATCGCGCTCACCCGCCTGCTGATCCAGAAGCCCTCGATCCTGCTGCTCGATGAGCCGACCAACCACCTCGACGCCGAGAGCGTCCAGTGGCTGGAAAACCACCTCAAGGAATATGCCGGCGCGGTGCTGATGATCACCCACGACCGCTATTTCCTCGATAACGTTGTCGACTGGATCCTCGAGCTCGATCGCGGAAAGTATTTCCCCTACGAAGGCAATTATTCGACCTACCTCGACAAAAAGGCCAAGCGCCTCGAGCAGGAGGATCGGGAGGAGAGCGGCCGCCAGACGGCGATCCGCAACGAGCTGGAGTGGATCCGGCAGGGGCCGAAGGGCCGCCAGACCAAGTCCAAGGCGCGTATCGCCAAGTTCGACCAGCTGGTCGAGGCGCAGAAGGATCGCGCACCCGGCAAGGCCCAGATCGTCATCCAGGTGCCCGAGCGCCTCGGCGGCAAGGTCATCAACGTCGAGGGCATCTCGAAGAGCTTCGGCGACAAGAAGCTGTTCGAGAACCTGTCCTTCATGCTGCCAGCCGGCGGCATCGTCGGCGTGATCGGGCCGAACGGCGCGGGTAAGTCCACGCTCTTCAAGCTGATCACCGGGCAGGAGAAGCCCGACAGCGGCACGATCGAGATGGGCTCCACCGTCCACCTCGGCTATGTCGACCAGAGCCGCGACGATCTCGATCCCAAGCACAATGTCTGGGAGGAGGTTTCGGACGGACTCGATTATGTGAAGGTCAACGGCCACGACATGTCGACGCGCGCCTATGTCGGCGCGTTCAACTTCAAGGGGCAGGACCAGCAGAAGAATGTCGGCAAGCTCTCGGGCGGTGAGCGCAATCGCGTTCACATGGCCAAGATGCTGAAGCGTGGCGGCAACGTGCTGCTGCTCGACGAGCCGACCAACGACCTCGACGTCGAGACGCTGGGCGCGCTGGAAGAGGCGATCGAGAATTTCGCGGGCTGCGCCGTGGTGATCAGCCACGATCGCTTCTTCCTCGATCGCCTCGCCACGCACATCCTCGCCTTCGAGGGCGACGGCCATGTCGAATGGTTCGAGGGCAACTTCGAATCCTACGAGGAAGACAAGCGTCGCCGTCTGGGCGATGCAGCCGATCGGCCGGGCGCGGGCGCGTATAAGAAGCTCACGCGCTGA
- a CDS encoding DUF885 domain-containing protein, translating to MIDRRAFLLTSTAAGAAAMLPGWARAATSAAPSPELRALFDRMFTAGLRLRPEGATQLGLDKGANADLRGKLSDQSDAGRAASRALTQSNLAALAKIDRGALSENDRIDYDTVLYTQKSAAAVQSFDFGGSSFGPSPYAVSQLTGAYQDVPDFLDTKHKIETKADADAYLSRLEAFGKQIDDNTARMKHDAGLGVIPPDFLLDTTLTQLTKTRVPAADALVVTSIARRAAAKGLGDDYGRQAAAIYDQKIGPALDRQIAYAKQLRAKATHDAGVWKFRDGEAYYATALRTTTTAALSPDEVHKFGLDQAKMISSRLDGLLRQQGFTKGTIGERMAALYKDPRQLYPNTDEGKLQAIAYCNGRLDAIRGKLPTVFSRVPPYQFEVRRVPPQTEAGAASAFSQSPAIDGSRPGIVYFNLHDSAEWPKFCLATTIYHEGLPGHQLEGGLALSNTNLPLIRKTGGFSGYGEGWALYAEQLADEIGMYDDDPLGRLGYLKFQLFRANRCVVDTGIHHLKWGREQAIQYFVDQDGEAPGFATREVERYCATPGQACSYKLGHSTFTGIREKAKAKQGQRFDIKAFHDAVLAHGRVPLEILQQIGDQWITTLS from the coding sequence ATGATCGACCGCCGTGCGTTTCTGCTCACCTCAACCGCGGCGGGCGCCGCTGCGATGCTGCCCGGCTGGGCACGGGCCGCGACCAGTGCCGCTCCCTCGCCCGAGCTGCGTGCATTGTTCGACCGGATGTTCACGGCGGGCCTGCGGCTGCGCCCGGAAGGCGCGACCCAGCTCGGGCTCGACAAGGGCGCGAACGCGGATCTGCGGGGCAAGCTCTCCGACCAGAGCGACGCGGGCCGCGCCGCATCGCGTGCGCTCACGCAATCGAACCTCGCGGCACTGGCGAAGATCGATCGCGGCGCACTCTCGGAGAATGACCGCATCGACTACGACACGGTGCTCTACACGCAGAAATCGGCCGCCGCCGTGCAGAGCTTCGATTTCGGCGGTTCGTCCTTCGGCCCCTCGCCCTACGCGGTCAGCCAGCTGACCGGCGCCTATCAGGACGTGCCGGACTTCCTCGACACCAAGCACAAGATCGAGACCAAGGCTGATGCGGACGCCTATCTGTCACGGCTGGAGGCCTTCGGCAAACAGATCGACGACAACACCGCGCGCATGAAGCACGACGCCGGCCTCGGCGTGATCCCGCCGGACTTCCTGCTCGACACCACGCTGACCCAGCTCACCAAGACGCGCGTGCCGGCTGCCGATGCCCTCGTCGTCACCTCGATCGCCAGGCGTGCGGCGGCCAAGGGACTGGGGGACGATTATGGCAGGCAGGCCGCCGCTATCTACGACCAGAAGATCGGCCCTGCGCTCGACCGGCAGATCGCCTATGCCAAGCAGCTTCGCGCGAAGGCGACGCACGATGCGGGCGTGTGGAAGTTCCGCGACGGCGAGGCCTATTACGCCACCGCGCTGCGCACCACGACGACCGCCGCGCTCTCGCCCGACGAGGTACACAAGTTCGGGCTGGATCAGGCGAAGATGATCTCCTCGCGCCTCGACGGCCTGCTCCGCCAGCAGGGCTTCACCAAGGGCACGATCGGCGAGCGCATGGCCGCGCTCTACAAGGATCCGCGCCAGCTCTATCCGAACACCGACGAGGGCAAGCTGCAGGCGATCGCCTATTGCAACGGCAGGCTCGACGCGATCCGGGGCAAGCTGCCCACGGTGTTCAGCCGCGTGCCGCCCTACCAGTTCGAGGTGCGACGCGTGCCGCCGCAGACCGAGGCGGGCGCCGCCTCCGCCTTCTCGCAATCGCCGGCGATCGACGGATCGCGCCCCGGCATCGTCTATTTCAACCTGCACGACAGCGCGGAATGGCCGAAATTCTGCCTCGCCACGACGATCTATCATGAGGGCCTGCCGGGCCATCAGCTCGAAGGCGGCCTCGCGCTTTCCAACACGAACCTGCCGCTGATCCGCAAGACCGGCGGCTTCTCGGGCTATGGCGAGGGATGGGCGCTCTATGCCGAGCAGCTCGCCGACGAGATCGGCATGTATGACGATGATCCGCTCGGGCGGCTGGGCTATCTCAAGTTCCAGCTGTTCCGCGCCAATCGCTGCGTGGTCGATACCGGCATCCACCACCTGAAATGGGGCCGCGAGCAGGCGATCCAGTATTTCGTCGATCAGGACGGCGAGGCGCCGGGATTCGCCACCCGCGAGGTGGAACGCTATTGCGCGACGCCGGGGCAGGCCTGCAGCTACAAGCTCGGCCACTCCACCTTCACCGGCATCCGCGAGAAGGCGAAGGCGAAGCAGGGCCAGCGCTTCGACATCAAGGCGTTCCACGATGCTGTGCTGGCGCACGGCCGGGTGCCGCTGGAAATCCTTCAGCAGATCGGCGATCAGTGGATCACGACGCTGTCATGA